The proteins below are encoded in one region of Telopea speciosissima isolate NSW1024214 ecotype Mountain lineage chromosome 10, Tspe_v1, whole genome shotgun sequence:
- the LOC122641336 gene encoding phosphoenolpyruvate carboxylase kinase 1-like isoform X1: MSEGLKRVYQVCEEIGQGRFGTVFRCFFPATGEFFALKSIDKRLLTDSVDRECVEKESKIMQLLSGNPNIVEIVDVYEDEAYLDIVMELCDSSDFYDRISNRIFSDVEAAAIMVPLMEAIAHCHRRGVAHRDIKPDNILFDSRNRLKLADFGSAEIFHDGLPMRGIVGTPYYVAPEVLSGRDYSEKVDIWSAGVILYILLAGIPPFYGDSAAEIFEAVLRGNLRFPTRIFYSVSPAAKDLLRKMLSKDVSKRFSAEQVLGHPWITSRGEATR, encoded by the exons ATGAGCGAAGGATTGAAGAGAGTCTACCAGGTTTGCGAAGAGATCGGTCAGGGAAGATTCGGTACCGTTTTCCGGTGCTTCTTTCCTGCAACCGGCGAGTTCTTCGCCTTGAAATCTATCGACAAGCGTCTCCTCACTGACTCCGTTGATCGAGAATGCGTCGAGAAAGAATCCAAGATCATGCAACTTCTCAGCGGAAACCCTAACATTGTTGAAATCGTCGATGTTTACGAAGATGAAGCTTATCTTGACATCGTTATGGAGCTCTGCGATTCTTCCGACTTCTACGATCGTATCTCCAACCGTATTTTCTCTGACGTCGAAGCTGCTGCTATTATGGTGCCTTTAATGGAGGCAATCGCTCATTGTCACCGGAGAGGTGTTGCTCATCGTGACATTAAGCCTGATAACATACTCTTTGACAGTCGGAACCGGTTGAAGCTGGCTGATTTTGGATCTGCTGAGATCTTTCACGACGGATTACCTATGAGGGGGATAGTTGGGACGCCTTACTATGTTGCGCCTGAGGTGCTTTCTGGGAGGGATTACAGTGAGAAGGTGGACATTTGGAGTGCGGGTGTTATTTTGTACATACTGTTGGCCGGAATCCCACCTTTTTATGGTGATTCTGCGGCTGAGATCTTTGAGGCGGTGCTTCGTGGCAATCTCCGCTTTCCGACTCGGATCTTTTACTCCGTTTCCCCGGCGGCAAAGGATCTTCTGCGGAAGATGCTTTCAAAGGACGTCTCCAAGAGATTCTCGGCCGAGCAAGTACTCG GGCATCCATGGATCACAAGCAGAGGAGAAGCTACTCGATGA